One Ignavibacterium album JCM 16511 genomic region harbors:
- a CDS encoding SIMPL domain-containing protein, protein MNNSSNTMENKNKVSIDFGILGISFIIGIIIFTAAWKSNQKSNQTITVTGSAKKEIVSDLGILRGTIFVQSLSASSAYSELNRQKPMLISYLEQKGFPKDKIDFSTINSYPVYEIGPNGYQTSRIIGYVYNQRIELKSVDVYKIKDLSLDISSLIEKGIDFRVEPPEYHYTKIADLKIEIQAEAAKDAMVRAKKIADATDRDLGPMRSARMGVLQITPKFSNAVSDYGINDLSSIEKEIVGVVTASFQIE, encoded by the coding sequence ATGAATAATTCATCAAATACTATGGAAAATAAAAATAAAGTTTCGATTGATTTCGGAATTCTTGGTATAAGTTTTATTATCGGAATAATAATTTTTACTGCCGCCTGGAAATCCAATCAAAAATCAAATCAGACTATCACGGTAACTGGTTCTGCAAAGAAAGAAATTGTATCAGATTTGGGAATTCTTCGCGGAACAATTTTCGTTCAGTCGCTGTCAGCCTCATCAGCTTACAGTGAATTGAATCGTCAGAAGCCAATGTTAATTTCTTATCTCGAACAAAAAGGTTTCCCAAAAGATAAAATTGATTTTTCAACAATCAACAGTTATCCTGTTTATGAAATCGGACCGAATGGATATCAGACGAGCAGAATTATCGGATATGTTTATAATCAGAGAATTGAACTGAAATCTGTAGATGTTTATAAAATAAAAGATTTATCTTTAGATATATCTTCATTGATTGAAAAAGGAATCGACTTTAGAGTTGAACCACCTGAATATCATTACACTAAAATTGCTGATCTGAAAATAGAGATACAGGCAGAAGCAGCAAAAGATGCAATGGTAAGAGCTAAAAAAATTGCCGATGCAACAGACCGTGATTTGGGTCCGATGAGAAGTGCCCGAATGGGAGTTCTTCAGATTACACCTAAGTTTTCAAATGCAGTTTCGGATTATGGAATTAATGACTTGAGTTCCATTGAAAAAGAAATTGTCGGAGTAGTTACAGCTTCATTCCAAATCGAATAA
- a CDS encoding c-type cytochrome: MTKPQIWVASFLFLFIVLFLLQKATKTNAPEKDFSQMGKSMMQQESNENLSGAQLMNNFGCLNCHGANLEGTPMGPALVNLKQFWSRDNLINYLRNPNSFMSQKRFQEYKEKYPNMIMPAYSNKDVKDLGKIADYLLSR, translated from the coding sequence ATGACAAAACCTCAGATATGGGTAGCATCATTTTTATTTTTATTTATTGTTCTTTTCTTATTACAAAAAGCAACTAAAACAAACGCACCGGAAAAAGATTTTTCACAGATGGGCAAAAGTATGATGCAACAGGAAAGTAACGAAAATCTATCAGGTGCTCAGCTAATGAATAATTTCGGTTGTCTTAATTGTCATGGCGCAAATCTCGAAGGAACCCCAATGGGTCCGGCACTTGTAAACTTGAAACAATTCTGGAGCCGTGATAATCTTATCAACTATCTTCGGAATCCAAATTCATTCATGAGTCAGAAGCGATTTCAGGAATACAAAGAAAAATATCCAAACATGATTATGCCTGCTTATAGTAATAAAGATGTAAAAGATCTGGGCAAGATTGCTGACTATCTTTTAAGCAGGTAA
- a CDS encoding class I SAM-dependent methyltransferase — protein MSNNCPVCRSNNFKVIGIPKPNSIAKNFLRKEYKVVKCIECGSYYVHPLIDFSDKEWSELYNSEYFSAQTNWLINRRAKELFQRFEKAESYFKRNEEVNFLDIGCGEGRTLIEGLRRGWNVTGIDIVDNRIPEARTEKINFASGKFLELELPENFYDFVYLDSVLEHVLQPVEYLNKIRNILKPNGILYIGVPNEDSLFNVVRKTMFILSGKGSVAEKLKPFDSPYHVVGFNHSSLNYIISKAGFKIKLLRNFGRKFDFLSNPINTKAFWVSLIFLLPIELIGYLLKKDVYFEAYLSK, from the coding sequence ATGAGCAACAACTGTCCGGTTTGTAGAAGTAATAATTTTAAGGTAATCGGAATTCCCAAACCAAATTCCATTGCTAAAAATTTTTTGCGAAAGGAATACAAAGTTGTAAAATGTATCGAATGTGGTTCTTACTATGTTCATCCTTTGATAGATTTTAGTGACAAAGAGTGGTCAGAGTTATATAATTCCGAATATTTCTCAGCTCAGACAAATTGGTTGATTAATCGAAGAGCGAAAGAATTGTTTCAGCGGTTTGAAAAAGCAGAATCTTATTTCAAAAGAAATGAAGAAGTAAATTTTCTGGATATAGGATGTGGTGAGGGAAGAACTCTTATAGAAGGTTTAAGAAGAGGCTGGAATGTTACCGGAATTGATATTGTTGATAACAGAATTCCCGAAGCGAGAACTGAGAAGATAAATTTTGCCTCAGGAAAATTTCTGGAATTAGAACTTCCTGAAAACTTTTATGATTTTGTTTATCTTGATTCAGTTCTTGAGCATGTTTTACAGCCGGTTGAGTATCTAAATAAAATAAGAAATATTCTTAAGCCAAACGGAATTTTATACATTGGTGTACCTAACGAAGATTCTCTTTTTAATGTAGTCCGCAAAACAATGTTTATTCTTTCCGGAAAAGGATCAGTTGCTGAAAAATTAAAACCATTCGATTCGCCTTATCATGTAGTTGGATTTAATCATTCCTCATTAAACTATATCATCAGTAAAGCCGGCTTCAAAATTAAGTTGTTAAGAAACTTTGGAAGAAAATTCGATTTTTTGAGTAATCCGATTAATACAAAAGCATTTTGGGTTAGTCTAATATTTTTGCTTCCAATCGAACTCATAGGATATCTTCTGAAAAAAGATGTTTATTTTGAAGCTTACTTAAGTAAATAA